From Inquilinus sp. Marseille-Q2685:
CAACGGCGTGTGGGCGGCGCTCGGCCATCCCGTGTCGCCGCTGGACTTCCACGATCATCCGTTCCACATCGCCGGCTCGGACGCCTCCGGGATCGTCTGGGCGGTCGGATCGAATGTCCGCAACTGGCGCGTCGGCGACGAGGTCGTGGCCCATTGCTGCCAGGTCGCCGGCGACGACGAGGAATGCAACGGCGGGGATCCGATGCTTTCGCCGACCCAGAAGATCTGGGGCTACGAGACGTCCTACGGCGCCTTTGCCCAGTTCACCCGGGTCCAGGCGGCGCAGCTTCTGCCCAAGCCCAGGCATCTGAGCTGGGAGGCGGCCGCCTGCTACACGCTGGTGCTGGCCACGGCCTACCGGATGCTGTTCGGGCATGCGCCGCATGTCCTCGGCCCCGGCAAGACCGTCCTGATCTGGGGCGCGGCGGGCGGCCTCGGCTCCATGGCGATCCAACTCGCCTCGATCGTCGGGGCCCGGCCGATCGCCGTGGTCTCCGACGAGGCGAAGGCCGCCCATGCCCGCAAGCTCGGCGCGGCGGCCACCATCGACCGGTCCCAATTCGACTGCTGGGGCGCGCCCCCGCCGATCGGGTCGCCCGACTACGCGGCTTATCTGGACAAGGTCAAGGCGTTCGGCCGCGCCGTGCGCCAGGCGGCCGGGCCCGGCGGCGAGGTCGACATCGTCTTCGAGCATCCGGGGCGGGACACCTTCGCGGTCTCCAGCTTCCTGGTGAAGCGCGGCGGCATGGTGGTGTTCTGCGCGGCGACCAGCGGCTACGACCTGACCTTCGATGCCCGCTACGTGTGGATGCGGCAGAAGCGGATCCAGGGCAGCCATTTCGCCAATCTGAAGCAGGCGGCCGAAGCCAACCGCCTGGTCATGGCGGGCCGCATCGACCCGTGCCTGTCGGAAGTATTCGCCTGGGACCGGCTGCCGGCGGCGCATGCCAAGATGCTTCGGAACCAACACCTTCCCGGGAACATGGCGGTGCTGGTCCACGCCGCCCACGCAGGAGACGGGGGCAGGCTGGAATGAGCCGCTGAAGCCCGCCCGGCTGCATGCGGGCGGGTCATCCCCACCCACGAGACGGACAACGGCCCGCCCCTTCTCGGGTGCAGGCCCCTGAGGCCGCGACCGTTCGGGCGCGCAAGGAGACTCTGATGGCGACGGACCCGCTGGCGAATGCCGACGATCGCTGGTTCTCGGATATTCTCGCCCGAAGGGCCGAGGCCCATCCCGCGAAGGATGCGCTGGCCGTCGTCGGCACCGACGGCGCCGAGAAGCTGCGGCTGAGCTACGGCGAGCTGCACGCGCAGGTGGACCGGTACGCCGCCGGGCTGATCGAGCGCGGCCTGGTCGGGCAGCGGGCGCTGATGCTGTTCGAACCAGGCGCCGGCTTCGTTGTGGCCTTCATGGCCTGCCTGCGCGCAGGCGTGATCGCCCTGCCCTGCCATCTGGCCAAGCCGGGCCGCTCCACCTGGGACCGCCTGATCGCCATCGTTCAGGATTCGGACGCCGCCTGCATCCTGACGGAGGAGGCGTCCGTCCCGAAGCTCACCGGCTGGTTCGCCGACAGCCCGGAGCTGTCGTCGCTGCCGATGCTCTCGCCAGGCGATCTCGACGCGGATCCGTCCGGCATCGACTGGCGGCGGCCGTCGGCGGATACCCCGGCCTTCCTGCAATACACCTCGGGGTCGACCGGGATCCCCAAGGGCACGGTCGTGACCTTCGGCAACCTGATCGCCAATGCGGCGGTGATCGGCCCCTATTGCGGCTTCGACTTCGACGCCGTCGTCGTGTGCTGGCTGCCGCCCTATCACGACCTCGGGCTGATCGGGAACATCCTGCAGTCGCTGCTGGACGGGGCGCTGTGCGTGCTGCTGCCGCCGGTGTCGCTGATCCAGAACCCCCGGCGATGGCTCGAGACCATCAGCCGGTACCGGGGCACGATCAGCATGGCGCCGAACTTCGCCTACGAGCTCTGCGTCCGCCGGATCCCGCCGGAGAAGCGGGACGGGCTCGACCTTTCGAGCTGGAGATCCGCCGTCAACGCCGCCGAGCCGATCCGCGCCTCGACCATCACCGGCTTTGTCGAGGCGTATCGCGACCATGGTTTTCGTGCGGAAACCTTTCGGCCAGTCTACGGGCTGGCGGAGGCCACGCTGATGGTGTCGGTCGGGGACCTCGACCGGCCGGCCCGGCTGCTGTCGGTCGATGCGGGGGCCGTGGATGCGGGGCGGATCGTCCCGGCTTCCGGTCCCGGATCGCGCCCGATCGTCAGCTCGGGCAAGGTCCGGGCGCCGCAGCAGGTCGCCATCGTCGATCCCGACAGCCGCCGGCTCTGCGCCGAGGGCATGGTCGGAGAGGTGTGGGTGTCGGGCCCCTGCGTCGCGCAGGGATACTGGCGTCGTCCCGATGTCACGGCCCAGACCTTCGGCGCGCGCTTGGCGGATGGGCGGGGGCCGCTCCTGCGGACGGGGGACCTCGGCGTCATTATCGACGACGAGCTCTACATCACCGGCCGTATCAAGGAGGTCATGATCGTCCGCGGCCGGAACGTCTATCCGCAGGACATCGAGGCCACCGTGCAGCGCGCGCACGACGCGTTCAAGCCGGCGGGCGGAGCGGTGTTCTCCATCGACCGCGAGGACGGCGAGGCGATCGTCGTGGTCCAGGAGATCGAGCGGTCCTGGCTGGCGACGGCGAACCGCGAGGAGCTGGTCGCCCGGATCCGCGACGCCGTCTTCCAGGAGCACGAGCTGGCGGTGGCGGATGTGGTGCTGACCAAGCCCGAGACCGTGCCGAAGACGTCGGCCGGCAAGATCCAGCGCGTGCTGTGCCGCGATCTCTACCAGCGCGGCGAGCTGGATCGGGCGATCCAGGGCCGATCGGTGAAGGCCGCGCCGATCGTCGTGAGGCCGGCAGACGCCGCCGACGCTGCCGTGCCGGCACAAGCGGCGAGTACCGTTCCCGCATTGATCGCGCGGTGGGCGGCAAGCCACGGGTTGCAGATCCCCTCGGCCGGCCAGACCTTCGCCGAGGCCGGCTTCGATTCCGTCAGCGCCGTCGAGCTGATCCATTTCCTCGAGACCGAGCTGGGGCTCGAGCTCGACCAGACCCTGCTGTGGACCTGCACCACGATCGAAGCCCTGTCGCGCCACCTGGCCGCGCTGCGGGCCCCCGAGGCCCCGGCCGGAGCCAAGCCGTCCGCGCCGGCGCAGCCGATCGCGGACTCGGCCAACTGGTAGCGGGGCCCAAGGTGCAGGCTGAACTGGAAGCAAGGCCGATGGACACCCGGCCGGCACGCGGCGCTCCGGTCGACCCGGTCGCGATCATCGGCATGGCGTTCCGGCTTCCGGGCGACAACGACACGCCGGCCGCGTTCTGGGAATTCATCAGATCCGGGAGGGTCGCCATTCGTGAGACCCCGCCGGACCGCTTCGACATCGAGGCGTGGCATTCGCCGGATCCCGACCGTTCGGGGACGACCTACTCGCGGCGGGCCGGCTATGTCGGCGATCCCTACGCCTTCGACCCGGAGTTCTTCCGCATCTCCCTGGCCGAGGCGCTGGAGATGGACCCGCAGCAGCGCTGGATGCTGCAGCTGTGCTGGGCCGCGCTGGAGCATGCCGGGATCGTGCCGTCGAGCCTGCGGGGGCAGCGCGTCGGCCTGTTCCTGACAGCCGGCGACGTCGACTATGCGCGCCGGACCGTCGCTTCCGGCGACCCGCACCGCATCACCGCCTGGGGCAAGCTCGGGGCCAACAGGGCGGTCGGCGTCGGCCGCGTCGCCTACACGCTCGGGCTGCAGGGCCCGGCGATCTTCCTGGACTCGACCTGCTCCGCCTCGCTCACGGCGGTGCATCTGGCGGCGCAGAGCCTGCGCTGCGGCGATTGCGACCTGGCGATCGCCGGCGGCGTCAACCTGATCCTGGGGCCCGAGGAGACGATCGGCTTCGCCCGGCTGCAGGCGATGTCGCGGACCGACACCTGCCGCACCTTCGACGCCCGGGCCGACGGCTACATCCGCGGCGAGGGCGGCGCCGTGGTCGTGCTGAAGCGGACCGGCGAGGCGATGGCCGACAAGGACCGGATCGAGGCGCTGCTGGTCGGATCCGCCGTGAACAACGACGGGGCCAGCAACGGCCTCACGGCCCCGAACGGCGCGGCGCAGGAAGCCGTGATCCGCCAGGCGCTGGCTCAGGCCGGCGCCGGCCCGGAGGACGTCGTCTATGTCGAGGCCCACGGCACCGGCACGCCGCTCGGCGACCCGATCGAGCTCTCGGCCCTGCGGAACGCCTACACGCGCGACGTGCCGCGAGGGTCGCCGCTGCTGCTGGGCGGGCTGAAGTCCCAGATCGGCCACCTCGAAGGGGGGGCGGGCATCGCCGGGCTGATCAAGGCGATCCTGGTGCTGCGCCACCGGCATGCGCCGGCCCAGGCCGGGTTCGACACCCCCAATCCGCGGTTCCGCTGGGACGGGGCCGGGATGGAGGTGCCGCGGACCGGCCGCGACCTGCCGGCCGGCCTGGTGGCGGTCAGCTCCTTCGGCATCAGCGGCACCAACGCCCATGCCGTGCTGGCGTCGGCGCCGGCCGCCAGGCCGGCACAGCAGCCGGACCGGATGCGGGTCCTGACGCTCTCGGCGCGAACGCAGACGGCCCTGGGCAGGCTCGCGACCGCCTATCAACAGCCGCCGGAACCGTCGGGACCGGGGCTGCGCGAGCTCTGCTACACCGCGAGCGTCCGGCGCGAGCATTGGGACCATCGGCTGGCCCTGGTCGGCGCCTCGCGCGAGGAGATGGCGGCGGCGCTCCGCGAGCACGCGGCCGGCGTGCCGTCCGGCCGCTGGCATGCCGGCAGGGCGACGCCGAAGGGCCGGCTGGTGTTCCTGTTCCCCGGGCAGGGCGGCTGGCGGCCCGGCGTGGGCAGCGGCCTGTATCGCGACAACCCGATCTTCCGGTCGGCCGTCGACGATTGTCTCGCGCGCCTCGCGCCGGACGTGGCGACCGAGGTGCAGCGGGCCATCCTCGACCGCGATCCCGGCCGCGCCCGCCATGATCCCGGGCAGCTGGCGCATTTCGTGGTGCTGCATTCGCTGGCCCGCACCTGGATCAGGCTCGGCGTCAGCCCCGACATTGTGATCGGGCATTCCCTGGGCGAGCACGCGGCGGCGGTCATCGCCGGCGTCATGTCGCTGGATGACGGCCTCAAGGCCGTGGAGGCCCGCGGCCGGCTGTTCGAGACGCTGCGGCCGCACGGCGCGATG
This genomic window contains:
- the ccrA gene encoding crotonyl-CoA carboxylase/reductase, giving the protein MGVVPERMHAWTIRRETHGDPSTAFQREIVGVPEIGPDEVLVLVMAAGVNYNGVWAALGHPVSPLDFHDHPFHIAGSDASGIVWAVGSNVRNWRVGDEVVAHCCQVAGDDEECNGGDPMLSPTQKIWGYETSYGAFAQFTRVQAAQLLPKPRHLSWEAAACYTLVLATAYRMLFGHAPHVLGPGKTVLIWGAAGGLGSMAIQLASIVGARPIAVVSDEAKAAHARKLGAAATIDRSQFDCWGAPPPIGSPDYAAYLDKVKAFGRAVRQAAGPGGEVDIVFEHPGRDTFAVSSFLVKRGGMVVFCAATSGYDLTFDARYVWMRQKRIQGSHFANLKQAAEANRLVMAGRIDPCLSEVFAWDRLPAAHAKMLRNQHLPGNMAVLVHAAHAGDGGRLE
- a CDS encoding type I polyketide synthase yields the protein MDTRPARGAPVDPVAIIGMAFRLPGDNDTPAAFWEFIRSGRVAIRETPPDRFDIEAWHSPDPDRSGTTYSRRAGYVGDPYAFDPEFFRISLAEALEMDPQQRWMLQLCWAALEHAGIVPSSLRGQRVGLFLTAGDVDYARRTVASGDPHRITAWGKLGANRAVGVGRVAYTLGLQGPAIFLDSTCSASLTAVHLAAQSLRCGDCDLAIAGGVNLILGPEETIGFARLQAMSRTDTCRTFDARADGYIRGEGGAVVVLKRTGEAMADKDRIEALLVGSAVNNDGASNGLTAPNGAAQEAVIRQALAQAGAGPEDVVYVEAHGTGTPLGDPIELSALRNAYTRDVPRGSPLLLGGLKSQIGHLEGGAGIAGLIKAILVLRHRHAPAQAGFDTPNPRFRWDGAGMEVPRTGRDLPAGLVAVSSFGISGTNAHAVLASAPAARPAQQPDRMRVLTLSARTQTALGRLATAYQQPPEPSGPGLRELCYTASVRREHWDHRLALVGASREEMAAALREHAAGVPSGRWHAGRATPKGRLVFLFPGQGGWRPGVGSGLYRDNPIFRSAVDDCLARLAPDVATEVQRAILDRDPGRARHDPGQLAHFVVLHSLARTWIRLGVSPDIVIGHSLGEHAAAVIAGVMSLDDGLKAVEARGRLFETLRPHGAMLAVAAGAEWLETAFPLGTELFIAAINGPEQTVLSGRAPAVAEAERALADRGIRVSRVPTYDTPGHSPLLAPILAPFRDALAPIRLQAPEIELISTVTGRRAGAEIATVDYWVDMVERPVRFRQALDTIAKDGVTFLEVGPGKALSTLARAASGDGPRAISSLCDGPGGDEDPEPDGLAHACARLYCAGHSPDWARLYGAPPSPAEAPTYAFDLKHIELPATGLQPHADRLQPASVAMAHGEGADEAAAAASTDAPAADVLASVIDIVRPVVGDAADADADAALVALGLDSLALTAIRGRLQQAFGQAVPMAWFAAGASLRSLAAFYSDGAAPGREDTPAQAAPAPAAVMPMPSARSMDPSGHVLTLRDGPGPLVALIHPVGGDVLCYGDLAAAWPGDARIVGVRHPEAEAGRVRHRSHSELAQLYRRAVIEAAGRVPDIVGGWSFGGAVAQEMTAQWEEEGAHIAGLAAIDSPMPDGVYARRVRRLLDAVGRVEDDGALELMVAHPEFLAVFDEQHGLGRLRAIADSATVERVFRIHAANAAALAGHRPRPVRAPLSYALALRAENAASSEAAIRPLQALSGGPLRILGFDCDHFSIMRSPAVEAVAGFLGAAARPTTQPVPLVAE
- a CDS encoding AMP-binding protein; the encoded protein is MATDPLANADDRWFSDILARRAEAHPAKDALAVVGTDGAEKLRLSYGELHAQVDRYAAGLIERGLVGQRALMLFEPGAGFVVAFMACLRAGVIALPCHLAKPGRSTWDRLIAIVQDSDAACILTEEASVPKLTGWFADSPELSSLPMLSPGDLDADPSGIDWRRPSADTPAFLQYTSGSTGIPKGTVVTFGNLIANAAVIGPYCGFDFDAVVVCWLPPYHDLGLIGNILQSLLDGALCVLLPPVSLIQNPRRWLETISRYRGTISMAPNFAYELCVRRIPPEKRDGLDLSSWRSAVNAAEPIRASTITGFVEAYRDHGFRAETFRPVYGLAEATLMVSVGDLDRPARLLSVDAGAVDAGRIVPASGPGSRPIVSSGKVRAPQQVAIVDPDSRRLCAEGMVGEVWVSGPCVAQGYWRRPDVTAQTFGARLADGRGPLLRTGDLGVIIDDELYITGRIKEVMIVRGRNVYPQDIEATVQRAHDAFKPAGGAVFSIDREDGEAIVVVQEIERSWLATANREELVARIRDAVFQEHELAVADVVLTKPETVPKTSAGKIQRVLCRDLYQRGELDRAIQGRSVKAAPIVVRPADAADAAVPAQAASTVPALIARWAASHGLQIPSAGQTFAEAGFDSVSAVELIHFLETELGLELDQTLLWTCTTIEALSRHLAALRAPEAPAGAKPSAPAQPIADSANW